In Massilistercora timonensis, the following are encoded in one genomic region:
- a CDS encoding acetyl-CoA carboxylase biotin carboxylase subunit has product MIKKVLIANRGEIAVRIIRACREMGIETVAVYSEADREALHTKLADEAVCIGPAPSSESYLSMDRIISATIITGADAIHPGFGFLSENSKFAELCEQCNITFIGPKSQVIARLGNKQEARNTMMAAGVPVIPGSKEAIYDVETGAKIAEEIGYPVIIKAALGGGGKGMRVAQTAEEFEASFQTAQKESQMAFGDNTMYIEHFVQHPRHIEFQILADSYGNVIHLGERDCSIQRNHQKMIEEAPSIALSDELRQRMGEAAVRAAKAAGYENAGTIEFLLEKNGNFYFMEMNTRIQVEHPVTEWVTGIDLVKEQIRIASGKKLSYTQDQVHLSGHAIECRINAENPAKGFRPSPGTIQDMYLPGGKGIRIDSAIYSGYTIPPYYDSMVAKLIVWARNRKEAIRKMQSALGEVIIEGIDTNVDYQYEIVNHPDFISGDIDIEFIEKMQG; this is encoded by the coding sequence ATGATCAAGAAAGTTTTAATTGCCAACCGGGGCGAGATCGCGGTGCGGATCATAAGAGCCTGCCGGGAGATGGGCATCGAGACGGTGGCCGTCTACTCGGAGGCGGACCGGGAGGCGCTTCACACCAAGCTGGCGGACGAGGCGGTCTGTATCGGGCCGGCGCCCTCCAGCGAGAGTTATCTGAGCATGGACCGGATCATCAGCGCCACCATCATCACCGGCGCGGACGCCATCCATCCGGGATTTGGATTTCTCTCGGAGAACAGCAAATTTGCGGAGCTGTGCGAGCAGTGCAACATTACCTTTATCGGGCCTAAGTCCCAGGTGATCGCCCGGCTTGGAAACAAGCAGGAGGCGAGAAATACCATGATGGCGGCGGGCGTCCCGGTGATCCCGGGAAGCAAAGAGGCCATCTATGATGTGGAAACGGGAGCGAAGATCGCGGAGGAGATCGGCTATCCGGTGATCATCAAGGCAGCCCTTGGCGGCGGCGGCAAGGGAATGCGGGTGGCCCAGACGGCGGAGGAATTCGAGGCCAGTTTCCAGACGGCTCAGAAGGAATCTCAGATGGCTTTCGGGGACAATACCATGTATATCGAGCATTTTGTCCAGCACCCGAGGCACATCGAGTTCCAGATCCTGGCGGATTCTTATGGAAATGTGATCCATCTGGGAGAGCGGGACTGCTCCATTCAGAGGAATCACCAGAAGATGATCGAGGAGGCCCCCTCCATCGCCTTGAGCGATGAGCTGCGTCAGCGGATGGGAGAGGCGGCGGTCCGGGCGGCCAAGGCGGCCGGATACGAGAACGCCGGGACCATCGAGTTCCTGCTGGAGAAGAACGGGAACTTCTATTTTATGGAAATGAATACCCGGATCCAGGTGGAGCACCCGGTAACCGAGTGGGTGACCGGCATTGACCTGGTGAAGGAACAGATCCGTATCGCTTCCGGCAAGAAGCTTTCCTATACCCAGGATCAGGTACATCTTAGCGGCCACGCTATTGAGTGCCGGATCAACGCGGAGAACCCGGCCAAGGGCTTCCGGCCTTCCCCGGGGACCATTCAGGATATGTACCTGCCGGGCGGAAAGGGGATCCGGATCGATTCCGCTATTTACAGCGGCTATACCATCCCGCCCTACTATGATTCCATGGTGGCCAAACTGATCGTGTGGGCCAGGAATCGCAAGGAGGCGATCCGCAAGATGCAGAGCGCCCTGGGCGAGGTGATCATCGAGGGCATCGACACCAACGTGGATTATCAGTATGAGATCGTAAACCATCCGGATTTTATCTCCGGGGACATTGATATTGAGTTTATTGAGAAAATGCAAGGGTGA
- a CDS encoding nitronate monooxygenase family protein has protein sequence MEIKPLKMGETEARIPLIQGGMGVGISLGGLAGAVAKEGGIGIISAAQIGYREPDFDRNPKEANLRAIRKEYEKARSIAPDGVIGFNIMVAMRHYEEYVQAAADAGADLIISGAGVPTDLPRMVGDRQVKLAPIVSTEKSARLILKYWKRKYDRLPDLLVIEGPRAGGHLGFTRDQLAAYGYGEAGNGCGAGCEGGYADEVTRILAAVREYETEGGRKIPVALAGGISGREEAARAFALGADAIQVASRFVTTYECDADLRYKEAYLKAGKEDVILVKSPVGMPGRAIRNPFMERVIRGERIPHTPCHGCLHKCDPANIPYCITDALISAAKGDVENALLFCGADAWKATRLETVKEVIDSLLPESV, from the coding sequence ATGGAGATCAAACCACTGAAAATGGGAGAGACAGAGGCAAGGATCCCGCTCATCCAGGGAGGGATGGGCGTCGGGATCAGCCTTGGCGGTCTGGCCGGGGCGGTTGCGAAAGAGGGCGGCATAGGGATCATCTCTGCCGCCCAGATTGGTTACCGGGAGCCGGATTTTGACCGGAATCCAAAGGAGGCCAACTTAAGGGCTATCCGGAAGGAATATGAGAAGGCCCGGAGCATTGCCCCCGACGGGGTGATCGGGTTCAATATCATGGTGGCCATGCGCCATTACGAGGAGTATGTGCAGGCGGCTGCGGACGCCGGGGCGGATCTTATCATCTCCGGCGCCGGGGTGCCCACAGACCTTCCCAGGATGGTGGGAGACCGGCAGGTGAAGCTTGCCCCCATTGTCTCCACGGAGAAGTCGGCGCGGCTCATTTTAAAGTACTGGAAGCGCAAATATGACCGGCTGCCGGACCTTCTGGTGATCGAAGGGCCCCGGGCAGGGGGACATCTGGGATTTACCAGAGACCAGCTTGCGGCTTACGGATACGGGGAAGCCGGGAACGGCTGCGGGGCTGGTTGTGAGGGCGGATACGCAGATGAGGTGACGCGGATCCTGGCTGCGGTCCGGGAGTATGAGACTGAGGGCGGCAGAAAGATCCCGGTGGCCCTTGCAGGCGGCATTTCCGGAAGGGAAGAGGCGGCCCGCGCATTTGCCTTGGGGGCGGACGCCATCCAGGTGGCCAGCCGGTTTGTCACCACTTATGAGTGCGACGCGGATCTTCGCTACAAGGAGGCCTATCTGAAGGCGGGCAAAGAGGATGTGATCCTGGTGAAAAGCCCGGTGGGCATGCCGGGGAGAGCCATCCGGAATCCATTTATGGAACGGGTGATAAGAGGAGAGAGGATCCCCCACACTCCCTGCCACGGATGTCTGCACAAATGTGATCCGGCCAACATTCCCTACTGTATCACAGACGCTCTGATCAGCGCGGCAAAGGGGGATGTGGAGAACGCCCTTCTCTTCTGCGGGGCGGACGCCTGGAAGGCGACGCGGCTGGAGACGGTGAAAGAAGTGATTGATTCTCTCCTGCCGGAAAGCGTATAA
- a CDS encoding acetyl-CoA carboxylase carboxyltransferase subunit alpha, producing the protein MKLDNVFKKTRLSSARKAYISLGGTRPEVPEGLLRKCNKCGGAIIAEDVKKGYYICPKCGGYFRVHAYRRIEMVTDEGTFEEWDKGLTTRNPLHYKGYEEKLEGLQKKYGLDEAVITGKARIDGTEVVIGVCDGRFLMASMGQVVGEKVARAAERATEEGLPLILFACSGGARMQEGIVSLMQMAKTSAALKRHSDAGLLYISVLTDPTTGGVTASFAMLGDVILAEPKALIGFAGPRVIEQTIGQKLPKGFQRSEFLLEHGFIDAIVERPQLKETLSRILKLHEKEGQETRGAEPSGNETSSESSTFSGEGVQVHNQVARAWDRVEISRMKDRPVGSDYIGALFTDFTEFHGDRYFADDKAIIGGIARFHGKPVTVIVQAKGTNTRENIERNFGMPSPDGYRKALRLMKQAEKFGRPVICFVDTPGAFCGLEAEERGQGEAIARNIYEMSGLTVPVLSIIIGEGGSGGALAMATADQVWMLENSIYSILSPEGFASILWKDSSRAKEAAEVMRLTAQDLYEMGMVEKVFPEPAHYTVQNLKEVTGPMEQEIERFLEESAHFTGEELAARRYDRFRNM; encoded by the coding sequence ATGAAGTTAGATAATGTGTTTAAGAAAACCAGGCTTTCTTCCGCAAGGAAGGCGTATATCTCCCTGGGAGGGACCAGGCCGGAAGTGCCGGAAGGACTTCTGCGAAAATGTAATAAATGCGGCGGCGCCATCATCGCCGAGGATGTGAAGAAGGGGTATTATATCTGTCCCAAGTGCGGCGGATATTTCCGGGTCCACGCATACCGCCGGATCGAGATGGTGACCGACGAGGGCACCTTCGAAGAGTGGGACAAAGGCCTGACCACCAGGAATCCCCTTCACTACAAAGGGTATGAGGAGAAGCTGGAAGGGCTTCAGAAGAAGTACGGCCTGGACGAGGCGGTGATCACCGGTAAAGCCCGGATCGACGGGACGGAAGTTGTCATCGGCGTCTGCGATGGACGTTTCCTGATGGCCAGCATGGGACAGGTGGTAGGCGAGAAGGTGGCAAGAGCGGCCGAGCGGGCCACAGAAGAAGGCCTGCCGCTGATCCTGTTTGCCTGCTCCGGCGGGGCCCGGATGCAGGAGGGGATCGTCTCTCTTATGCAGATGGCCAAGACTTCCGCGGCGCTGAAGCGCCACAGTGACGCCGGGCTTCTCTATATCAGCGTGCTCACCGATCCCACCACCGGCGGAGTGACGGCGAGCTTCGCCATGCTGGGGGATGTGATCCTGGCAGAGCCAAAGGCGCTGATCGGGTTTGCCGGGCCAAGGGTTATTGAGCAGACCATCGGCCAGAAGCTGCCCAAGGGCTTCCAGCGGTCAGAATTCCTGCTGGAGCACGGTTTTATCGACGCCATTGTGGAGCGTCCCCAGTTGAAGGAGACCCTGTCCCGGATCCTGAAGCTCCATGAGAAGGAAGGACAGGAAACGAGAGGGGCAGAACCTTCTGGAAACGAGACTTCTTCTGAGAGCAGTACATTTTCCGGCGAGGGCGTTCAGGTCCACAACCAGGTGGCCAGAGCCTGGGATCGGGTGGAGATCTCCCGGATGAAGGACCGGCCGGTGGGAAGCGACTACATTGGCGCGCTTTTTACAGATTTCACAGAATTTCACGGCGACCGGTACTTTGCCGATGACAAGGCCATTATCGGAGGGATCGCCCGGTTCCACGGGAAGCCGGTGACGGTGATCGTCCAGGCCAAGGGGACCAACACCAGGGAAAATATTGAGCGCAACTTCGGAATGCCTTCCCCGGACGGCTACCGCAAGGCTCTGCGGCTGATGAAGCAGGCGGAGAAGTTTGGCCGGCCGGTGATCTGTTTCGTAGATACGCCGGGGGCGTTCTGCGGGCTGGAGGCAGAGGAGCGCGGGCAGGGAGAGGCCATCGCAAGGAACATTTACGAGATGTCCGGCCTTACCGTTCCGGTGCTCTCCATTATCATTGGAGAGGGAGGCAGCGGCGGCGCTCTTGCCATGGCTACGGCGGATCAGGTGTGGATGCTGGAGAATTCCATTTATTCTATCCTGTCTCCGGAAGGGTTTGCCAGCATTCTCTGGAAGGACAGTTCCCGGGCGAAGGAGGCTGCGGAAGTGATGCGGCTTACGGCCCAGGATCTGTATGAGATGGGGATGGTGGAGAAAGTATTTCCCGAGCCGGCCCACTACACCGTTCAGAACCTGAAGGAAGTGACCGGCCCCATGGAACAGGAGATCGAGAGATTCCTGGAAGAGTCGGCGCATTTCACCGGAGAGGAACTGGCGGCGCGGCGGTATGACCGGTTCCGGAACATGTAG
- the hydG gene encoding [FeFe] hydrogenase H-cluster radical SAM maturase HydG — MYDVNSRHADDFINHEEILETLAYADANKNNRELIEALIDKAALRKGLSHREASVLLVCEEKDLNQKIYKLAEQIKKDFYGNRIVLFAPLYLSNYCINGCTYCPYHMKNKHIARKKLTQEEIRQEVIALQDMGHKRLALEAGEDPVHNTMEYYLDSINTIYSIKHKNGAIRRVNINIAATTVDNYRLLKEAGIGTYILFQETYHKESYLELHPTGPKHDYDYHTEAMDRAMEGGIDDVGIGVLFGLDKYRYEFAGLLMHAEHLEAAFGVGPHTISVPRLRNADDIDASTFTNGIDDDTFAKLVACIRIAVPYTGMIISTRESKTVRERVLHLGISQISGGSRTSVGGYVDPEPEEENSAQFDVIDNRTLDEVVRWLMEMDYIPSFCTACYRAGRTGDRFMSLCKSGQIQNCCHPNALMTLEEYLMDYASPATKAIGDKLIDKEVLNVPNEKVRATVLENLKLIREDNRRDFRF, encoded by the coding sequence ATGTATGATGTAAATTCCAGACACGCCGATGATTTTATCAACCACGAAGAGATCCTGGAGACGCTGGCCTATGCGGACGCCAACAAGAACAACAGGGAACTGATCGAAGCGCTGATCGACAAAGCGGCTCTTCGCAAGGGCCTGTCCCACCGGGAAGCCTCCGTGCTCCTGGTCTGTGAAGAAAAGGATTTAAACCAGAAGATCTATAAGCTGGCGGAGCAGATCAAAAAAGATTTCTACGGAAACCGGATCGTGCTGTTCGCGCCGTTGTACCTTTCCAACTACTGCATCAACGGCTGCACCTACTGCCCCTACCATATGAAAAATAAGCATATCGCCCGCAAGAAGCTGACCCAGGAGGAGATCCGCCAGGAAGTGATCGCCCTTCAGGATATGGGGCACAAGCGGCTGGCGCTGGAGGCCGGCGAGGATCCGGTGCACAACACCATGGAGTACTACCTGGATTCCATCAACACCATTTACAGTATCAAGCATAAAAACGGCGCTATCCGCCGGGTAAATATCAACATCGCCGCCACCACCGTGGACAACTACCGGCTTCTCAAGGAGGCGGGGATCGGAACCTACATCCTGTTCCAGGAGACCTACCACAAGGAAAGCTATCTGGAGCTTCATCCCACCGGGCCAAAGCACGACTATGACTACCACACCGAGGCCATGGACCGGGCCATGGAGGGCGGCATCGACGACGTAGGCATCGGTGTTCTTTTTGGCCTGGACAAATACCGCTATGAATTCGCCGGGCTTCTCATGCACGCCGAGCACCTGGAGGCCGCATTTGGCGTAGGCCCCCACACCATCAGCGTACCGCGGCTCCGCAATGCCGACGACATCGACGCCAGCACCTTCACCAACGGCATCGACGACGATACCTTTGCCAAGCTGGTGGCCTGCATCCGTATTGCCGTGCCTTACACCGGCATGATCATTTCCACCAGAGAGAGCAAGACCGTCCGCGAGCGCGTCCTTCATCTTGGCATCTCCCAGATCAGCGGCGGCTCCCGCACCAGTGTGGGCGGTTACGTAGATCCTGAGCCGGAGGAAGAGAACTCCGCCCAGTTCGACGTCATCGATAACCGGACCCTGGACGAAGTGGTGCGCTGGCTCATGGAGATGGATTATATCCCCAGCTTCTGTACTGCCTGCTACCGGGCCGGACGGACCGGCGACCGGTTCATGTCCCTGTGCAAGAGCGGCCAGATCCAGAACTGCTGCCATCCCAACGCACTGATGACCCTGGAAGAATACCTGATGGATTACGCCTCCCCGGCCACCAAGGCCATCGGCGATAAACTGATCGATAAGGAAGTACTGAACGTGCCCAATGAGAAAGTGCGGGCGACCGTGCTGGAAAACCTGAAGCTGATCCGGGAAGATAACCGGCGGGATTTCCGGTTTTAA
- a CDS encoding NAD-dependent protein deacylase, whose protein sequence is MYEEEAAKLQKIIDDSERIVFFGGAGVSTESGIPDFRSADGIYHQKYRYSPEEIVSHSFFVRDTEAFYEFYKSKMMFLDAKPNAAHEKLAQLEKAGKLLAVITQNIDGLHQAAGSKEVYEIHGSILRNYCQRCGKFYDAAYVKNAPGVPRCECGGVIKPDVVLYEESLDSGLIRKSIEAISQADTLIIGGTSLVVYPAAGFIDYFRGKHLVVINKSATAREVGAELTIAAPIGEVMGQIRV, encoded by the coding sequence ATGTATGAGGAAGAAGCGGCGAAACTGCAGAAGATCATCGACGACAGCGAGAGGATCGTGTTCTTTGGCGGGGCGGGAGTGTCCACGGAGAGCGGGATCCCGGATTTCCGGAGCGCGGACGGGATCTACCACCAGAAGTACCGGTACTCGCCGGAAGAGATCGTAAGCCACAGCTTCTTTGTGCGGGACACCGAGGCTTTCTACGAATTCTATAAAAGTAAGATGATGTTCCTGGACGCGAAGCCCAATGCGGCCCATGAGAAGCTGGCCCAGCTTGAGAAGGCCGGGAAGCTCCTGGCGGTGATCACCCAGAATATCGACGGGCTTCATCAGGCGGCGGGCAGTAAGGAAGTCTATGAGATCCACGGCAGTATCCTGCGCAATTACTGCCAGCGCTGCGGGAAATTTTACGACGCGGCTTATGTAAAGAACGCCCCAGGAGTTCCCCGGTGCGAATGCGGCGGCGTGATTAAGCCGGATGTGGTGCTGTACGAAGAAAGCCTGGACTCCGGGCTGATCCGCAAGAGCATTGAGGCCATCAGCCAGGCAGACACCCTGATCATCGGCGGCACATCCCTGGTGGTGTACCCGGCGGCCGGGTTTATCGATTATTTCCGGGGGAAACATCTGGTGGTGATCAATAAGAGCGCCACGGCAAGAGAAGTAGGCGCGGAACTGACCATCGCGGCGCCCATCGGAGAAGTGATGGGGCAGATCCGGGTGTAG
- the hydF gene encoding [FeFe] hydrogenase H-cluster maturation GTPase HydF: MSLNTTPSAERTHIGIFGRRNAGKSSLINALTGQSLAIVSDVKGTTTDPVLKAMELLPLGPVVMIDTPGIDDEGNLGSMRVQKAFQILNKTDLALLVIDSLSGPSHEDAVTLAHIQKKEIPFLVVLNKSDQIEDLDHAVQKAADFLQVSKEKLMTASASSGYHIQELKEAIAFLAPKEDDSRHIVADLVEPLQFVILVVPIDKAAPKGRLILPQQQTIRNLLEAGAVPIVVRESELAETLPRLNQKPALVITDSQVFAEVAAIVPREIPLTSFSILFARYKGSLDLLAAGAKTIDSLEDNDTVLIAEGCTHHRQCEDIGTVKLPRWLCSHTGKNLNFEFTSGTEFPLELDKYKLIIHCGGCMLNEREMKYRLKCAEDAQIPMTNYGTAIAYMKGILPRSLEIFT; the protein is encoded by the coding sequence ATGAGTCTCAATACCACACCTTCCGCAGAACGCACTCATATCGGTATCTTCGGCCGCCGAAATGCCGGGAAATCCAGCCTTATCAATGCTTTGACCGGGCAGAGTCTGGCGATTGTCTCAGATGTGAAAGGCACCACTACCGACCCGGTTTTAAAAGCAATGGAGCTGCTTCCCCTGGGTCCGGTGGTGATGATCGACACCCCAGGTATCGACGACGAAGGCAATCTGGGCTCTATGCGGGTTCAAAAGGCTTTTCAGATTTTAAACAAAACAGATCTCGCCCTCCTGGTGATCGATTCCCTGTCCGGCCCTTCGCATGAAGATGCCGTCACCCTCGCCCACATTCAGAAAAAAGAGATCCCTTTTCTCGTTGTATTAAATAAGTCCGATCAGATTGAAGACCTGGATCATGCCGTCCAAAAGGCCGCTGATTTCCTGCAGGTTTCCAAAGAAAAGCTGATGACAGCCAGCGCTTCCAGCGGATATCATATCCAGGAATTAAAAGAGGCCATCGCCTTCCTGGCTCCAAAAGAAGACGATAGCCGCCACATCGTGGCGGATCTGGTAGAACCGCTTCAATTCGTCATCCTTGTGGTCCCTATCGATAAAGCAGCTCCCAAAGGCCGGCTGATCCTTCCTCAGCAACAGACTATCCGGAATCTCCTGGAAGCCGGCGCCGTTCCTATTGTAGTGCGGGAAAGTGAACTTGCGGAAACCCTGCCACGCCTGAACCAAAAGCCAGCCCTTGTTATCACGGACAGCCAGGTTTTTGCAGAAGTAGCAGCCATCGTTCCCCGGGAAATCCCTCTGACCTCCTTCTCCATTCTGTTTGCAAGATATAAAGGCAGTCTGGACCTGCTGGCCGCTGGCGCCAAAACCATCGATTCCCTGGAAGACAATGACACCGTCCTTATTGCCGAGGGCTGTACCCACCATCGCCAGTGCGAAGATATCGGTACCGTCAAACTCCCCCGATGGCTTTGCTCCCACACTGGGAAAAATCTGAACTTCGAATTTACCAGCGGAACCGAATTTCCGCTTGAATTAGACAAATACAAACTGATCATCCACTGCGGCGGCTGTATGCTGAACGAACGGGAAATGAAATATCGCCTGAAATGCGCGGAAGATGCCCAGATTCCAATGACAAACTACGGCACCGCCATCGCTTATATGAAAGGAATCCTCCCACGAAGCCTGGAGATTTTCACTTAA
- the hydE gene encoding [FeFe] hydrogenase H-cluster radical SAM maturase HydE has translation MEDLRSLLYRLKEQHTLTKEEWTALIAGRTPKLARELFSLARQEQLRWYGHDIYIRGLIEFTNYCRNDCLYCGIRRSNKNAARYRLSQEEILSCCRAGYDLGFRTFVLQGGEDGYFTDERMIDLIRAIKSRYPDCAVTLSIGERSRESYQAFFDAGADRYLLRHETFNGEHYARLHPPSLSAARRQQCLWDLKDIGYQVGTGFMVGSPFQTPEHLAEDLLFIEKLQPHMVGIGPFIPHHDTPFGAEPAGTLELTLFMLGLLRLLLPRVLLPATTALGTISPDGREQGVLAGANVVMPNLSPTSVRAKYLLYDNKIAVDAEAAEGRDLLEQQMAAIGYRVVTARGDSKMTEE, from the coding sequence ATGGAAGATTTAAGATCCCTGCTCTACCGGCTGAAAGAGCAGCACACCCTGACAAAAGAAGAATGGACTGCCCTCATTGCCGGGCGCACGCCCAAGCTTGCCCGGGAGCTTTTCTCCCTGGCCAGGCAGGAGCAGCTGCGCTGGTACGGCCATGACATTTATATCCGAGGGCTTATTGAATTTACCAACTACTGCCGGAACGACTGCCTCTACTGCGGCATCCGCAGAAGCAACAAAAACGCGGCGCGCTACCGGCTCTCCCAGGAAGAGATCCTCTCCTGCTGCCGCGCCGGATATGATCTTGGCTTTCGCACCTTCGTCCTGCAGGGCGGGGAGGACGGCTATTTCACCGATGAGCGGATGATAGACCTGATCCGGGCCATCAAATCCCGATATCCCGATTGCGCGGTTACCCTGTCTATCGGGGAACGGTCCCGGGAATCCTACCAGGCCTTTTTTGACGCCGGGGCGGACCGGTACCTTCTGCGCCACGAGACATTTAACGGGGAACACTACGCCAGGCTCCATCCCCCTTCCCTGTCCGCTGCCCGCCGGCAGCAATGCCTCTGGGATTTAAAGGACATCGGCTACCAGGTGGGGACCGGATTCATGGTAGGATCCCCCTTCCAGACGCCGGAACACCTGGCGGAGGATCTGCTCTTTATCGAGAAGTTGCAGCCCCATATGGTGGGCATCGGGCCATTCATCCCCCACCATGACACTCCTTTTGGGGCAGAGCCTGCGGGGACGCTGGAGCTTACTTTGTTCATGCTGGGACTGCTGCGGCTACTGCTTCCCAGGGTACTGCTGCCGGCAACTACCGCTCTTGGCACCATTTCCCCGGATGGGCGGGAACAGGGCGTGCTGGCCGGAGCCAACGTAGTCATGCCCAACCTGTCTCCCACATCGGTGCGGGCCAAGTACCTGCTCTACGACAACAAGATCGCCGTGGACGCGGAAGCCGCGGAAGGGCGGGATCTTCTGGAACAGCAGATGGCCGCCATCGGTTACCGCGTGGTGACCGCCCGGGGCGATTCAAAGATGACAGAAGAATAG
- a CDS encoding MarR family transcriptional regulator — translation MDEAYKAINDVLVNLINEIWELEEKAIITEEFKDLTNNDMHVIEAIGLGEGRNMSSIAKKLNITVGTLTTAVNSLVNKKYAVRRRSEEDRRVVFVSLTEKGERAYRHHEDYHRQMTWAILEKLEAEELPVLVKTLDALTEFFTGYSQKDAGKSAS, via the coding sequence ATGGATGAGGCGTACAAGGCGATCAACGATGTTCTGGTCAATCTGATCAATGAGATCTGGGAACTGGAAGAGAAGGCGATCATCACGGAAGAATTCAAGGACCTGACCAACAATGACATGCATGTCATCGAGGCTATCGGCCTGGGGGAGGGCAGGAACATGTCCTCCATTGCGAAAAAACTGAATATCACCGTGGGAACGCTGACTACGGCGGTGAACAGCCTGGTGAACAAGAAATATGCGGTGCGCCGCAGAAGCGAGGAAGATCGCCGGGTAGTCTTCGTCAGCCTGACGGAGAAAGGCGAACGGGCCTACCGTCATCACGAGGATTACCACCGACAGATGACCTGGGCCATCCTGGAGAAGCTGGAGGCGGAAGAACTTCCCGTTTTGGTCAAGACGTTGGATGCGCTGACAGAGTTTTTCACCGGCTACAGCCAGAAAGACGCGGGAAAGAGCGCCTCTTAG
- the fabZ gene encoding 3-hydroxyacyl-ACP dehydratase FabZ: MNHLDINQIKEIIPHRHPFLLIDYIEDYEPGQFAVGYKCVSYREEFFAGHFPQEPVMPGVLTVEALAQVGAVAILSVEENKGKIAYFGGINKCKFKGKIVPGDKVRLETRIIKQKGPVGVGEAVASVDGKTVVSAELTFMVG; the protein is encoded by the coding sequence ATGAACCATTTAGACATCAACCAGATCAAGGAGATCATTCCCCACAGACATCCCTTCCTGCTGATCGATTACATCGAGGATTACGAGCCCGGACAGTTCGCGGTGGGATACAAATGTGTCAGTTACCGGGAAGAATTCTTCGCAGGACATTTTCCGCAGGAGCCGGTAATGCCGGGTGTGCTGACGGTGGAGGCGCTGGCCCAGGTGGGCGCGGTGGCCATCTTAAGCGTAGAGGAAAATAAGGGCAAGATCGCCTATTTTGGCGGGATCAATAAATGTAAATTCAAAGGCAAGATCGTGCCGGGCGACAAGGTGCGCCTGGAGACCAGGATCATCAAGCAGAAAGGGCCGGTTGGCGTTGGCGAGGCAGTCGCCAGCGTGGACGGCAAGACCGTGGTCAGCGCGGAACTGACCTTTATGGTGGGATAG
- a CDS encoding putative ABC transporter permease, producing the protein MKQYMKEKSSAVLAIYPFSEIGYDRAYSISSLTFLFFSFSTAGWLWEVFLHIIIDGRFINRGVLFGPWLPIYGCGSLLILLALKRWRDQPFSTLGLTILLCGCLEYFSGLFLETFFHAKWWDYSDMLLNIQGRVCLEGLVIFGLGGLFLIYLAAPRLDDLFQTIPIRVRKICCCILVFFFLLDLARSLIAPNMGFGITS; encoded by the coding sequence ATGAAACAGTACATGAAGGAAAAAAGCAGCGCGGTCCTTGCAATCTACCCGTTTTCCGAGATTGGCTACGACCGCGCCTACAGTATTTCTTCCCTGACATTCTTATTTTTCTCCTTCTCCACGGCCGGATGGCTCTGGGAGGTGTTCCTCCATATCATCATCGACGGCAGGTTCATCAACCGGGGCGTCCTTTTTGGCCCCTGGCTCCCCATCTACGGCTGCGGCAGCCTTCTGATCCTTCTTGCGTTGAAACGCTGGCGGGACCAGCCGTTTTCCACCCTGGGGCTGACCATCCTGCTGTGCGGATGTCTGGAGTATTTTTCCGGCCTGTTCCTGGAAACCTTCTTCCACGCCAAATGGTGGGATTATTCGGACATGCTCCTTAACATCCAGGGCCGGGTGTGCCTGGAAGGGCTGGTCATCTTTGGCCTTGGCGGACTGTTCCTCATCTACCTTGCCGCCCCCAGGCTGGATGATCTCTTTCAGACCATTCCCATAAGGGTACGGAAAATCTGCTGCTGCATTCTGGTTTTTTTCTTCCTGCTGGATCTGGCGCGCTCCCTCATCGCCCCAAATATGGGCTTTGGGATCACTTCATAA